A region of Solanum dulcamara chromosome 7, daSolDulc1.2, whole genome shotgun sequence DNA encodes the following proteins:
- the LOC129895119 gene encoding uncharacterized protein LOC129895119: MECAKVATAVRKGKKKQVKDELDRIKQAEKKKRRLEKALATSAAIRSELEKKKQQKKEEQQRLDEQGAAIAEAVALQVLLDEDTDDSCNLLLKKEEGWNSWDLNSSFDFFVGRGRPMLPHQDFSTYSVEGTDWVSGASGYRCMSNEWGNSEWMVSSGTWVRDDINHQYFDEGNWEVARFSPGFIAAQSLSSLQIAEDAPVNSYVFNQVLKE, encoded by the coding sequence ATGGAATGTGCTAAGGTTGCAACTGCTGTTAGAAAAGGCAAGAAGAAGCAAGTTAAGGATGAGTTGGATCGAATTAAACAGGCTGAGAAAAAGAAGAGGCGCTTAGAGAAAGCCTTGGCCACTTCAGCTGCCATCCGTTCTGAACTGGAAAAGAAGAAGCAGCAGAAGAAAGAAGAACAGCAAAGGCTTGATGAACAGGGCGCTGCGATTGCTGAGGCAGTTGCTCTTCAGGTTCTACTTGACGAAGATACAGATGATTCATGTAATCTACTCCTAAAGAAGGAAGAAGGATGGAACTCGTGGGATCTTAATAGCAGTTTTGACTTCTTCGTGGGCAGAGGAAGACCCATGCTTCCGCACCAAGACTTTTCAACATATTCAGTTGAAGGAACAGATTGGGTTTCTGGTGCAAGCGGGTACAGATGCATGTCGAATGAGTGGGGAAATTCAGAGTGGATGGTTTCATCTGGAACTTGGGTAAGGGATGATATTAAccatcaatattttgatgagGGAAATTGGGAGGTTGCAAGATTTTCTCCTGGTTTTATTGCAGCACAGTCCTTATCATCTCTTCAGATAGCTGAAGATGCTCCAGTGAACTCTTATGTCTTCAATCAGGTGTTGAAGGAGTGA
- the LOC129895005 gene encoding uncharacterized protein LOC129895005 produces the protein MREVVLHIYDVTNSGSDKTNNTIVQINKFFKDGIGLGGIFHSAVQVYEDDEWSFGFCEQGTGVFSCPAGKNPMYSYRECIVLGNTNHSIFEVNQILRELSREWPGHSYDLLSKNCNHFCDEFCERLGVQKVPGWVNRFAHAGDAAVEIAGTTAFRLRQAKTEIVTASKVAYRFFAGVASNNSSGPDSPSNSGRGTPRFQANWFKNFITTGTKPSGSDLENHSEEVLGQQQQHGTETPLR, from the exons ATGAGGGAGGTGGTCCTCCACATATATGATGTGACGAATAGTGGCTCCGATAAGACCAACAACACCATTGTTCAGATCAACAAGTTTTTCAAAGACGGCATCGGTCTTggtggaatcttccatagtgcCGTCCAG GTTTATGAAGATGATGAGTGGTCATTTGGGTTCTGTGAGCAAGGTACTGGAGTTTTTAGCTGTCCTGCTGGGAAAAATCCAATGTATTCGTACCGTGAATGCATTGTACTTGGAAATACAAATCACTCTATTTTCGAAGTGAACCAGATACTTAGAGAGCTTAGTAGAGAGTGGCCCGGACACTCGTATGATTTATTGTCAAAGAATTGCAATCACTTTTGTGATGAATTTTGTGAAAGACTTGGTGTTCAAAAGGTTCCTG GTTGGGTTAACAGGTTTGCTCATGCTGGTGATGCTGCCGTTGAGATAGCAGGAACTACTGCTTTTAGG CTGAGGCAAGCTAAAACAGAGATCGTTACAGCTAGTAAAGTGGCATATAGGTTCTTCGCAGGAGTTGCTTCCAACAATTCATCTGGCCCCGACTCTCCTAGCAACTCTGGTCGGGGAACTCCTAGGTTTCAAGCTAATTGGTTTAAAAATTTTATCACCACTGGTACCAAACCATCTGGTTCAGATTTGGAGAATCACAGTGAAGAGGTGCTAGGACAGCAGCAGCAGCATGGAACAGAGACCCCTCTGAGGTAA
- the LOC129896153 gene encoding uncharacterized protein LOC129896153 isoform X1, with the protein MDPNNSLDDKSESRLYVGNLDLRISEATLIKMFSSFGKIVAEDFLWHTRGPKRGEPRGYAFVQFSTKEEAVLAKEKMHGRLVCGRPLVVKLASEKYLMEGAGNSSFGAGGETSRSNFVAGSSSQMSKSAKIAAIKNKLKAMEEESHNSKRQKNG; encoded by the exons ATG GATCCTAATAACTCTTTGGATGATAAGTCTGAAAGCAGACTTTATGTTGGAAACCTTGATCTTAGAATATCAGA GGCTACTTTGATTAAGATGTTTTCTTCCTTTGGAAAGATTGTTGCGGAAGACTTCCTGTGGCACACTCGTGGCCCTAAGCGTGGGGAGCCACGCGGCTATGCTTTTGTCCAGTTTAGCACTAAAGAG GAAGCTGTATTGGCCAAGGAGAAGATGCATGGAAGATTGGTCTGTGGGCGACCTTTGGTCGTTAAGCTTGCCAGCGAGAAATATTTGATGGAAGGGGCTGGAAATTCTTCTTTCGGAGCTGGTGGTGAGACAAGCAGATCAAACTTTGTAGCTGGCTCCTCGTCGCAAATGAGCAAGAGTGCCAAAATAGCTGCAATTAAGAACAAATTGAAGGCCATGGAAGAAGAGAGCCATAACTCAAAGAGACAAAAAAATGGCTGA
- the LOC129896153 gene encoding uncharacterized protein LOC129896153 isoform X2 — protein sequence MQEAVLAKEKMHGRLVCGRPLVVKLASEKYLMEGAGNSSFGAGGETSRSNFVAGSSSQMSKSAKIAAIKNKLKAMEEESHNSKRQKNG from the coding sequence ATGCAGGAAGCTGTATTGGCCAAGGAGAAGATGCATGGAAGATTGGTCTGTGGGCGACCTTTGGTCGTTAAGCTTGCCAGCGAGAAATATTTGATGGAAGGGGCTGGAAATTCTTCTTTCGGAGCTGGTGGTGAGACAAGCAGATCAAACTTTGTAGCTGGCTCCTCGTCGCAAATGAGCAAGAGTGCCAAAATAGCTGCAATTAAGAACAAATTGAAGGCCATGGAAGAAGAGAGCCATAACTCAAAGAGACAAAAAAATGGCTGA